From a single Mycolicibacterium mengxianglii genomic region:
- a CDS encoding glycoside hydrolase family 15 protein yields the protein MREWPAIADHGVIGDLRTCALVSTDATIDWFCAPRFDSPSVFGSLLDRDEGGCWDLAPDGEISRTQQFYFPNSAVLITRFLTPDGVVEVHDFMPVHDSHEADHRQRLVRRVSGVRGKVTVRMLLDARPDYGRSRCHAEATDSAVVISGGGVRMGLTTTTELTVDGGTVGAVFTLADGDSVQFVLEMLDDDEQPSRDVVDDTAGLLDATTGFWRNWLAKSTYTGRWREMVNRSAITLKLLTHEPSGAIIAAPTTSLPELIGGSRNWDYRYVWVRDAGFSLYALLRLGFTDEANAFIRWLSERLGRDGEPDGLRGGLGPLRVLYDIDGNLPDEEEILDHLSGYRDSAPVRVGNAAVDQLQLDIYGEIIDSVYLFNKYGAGISHDAWSDVVHVVSWVIENWDRKDAGMWEVRDREGAYTSSRLMCWVAIERTIRMARQRGLPGDVAAWSKVRDEIYDRIMNECWNPELKAFTQTEGGERLDASVLLMPMLKFLSPADPRFLSTLRAVEEHLVTDSLVFRYDPESDGLAGAEGTFSICSFWYVEALTRAGRLADAQLALEKMFTYANHVGLYAEQVSATGDQVGNFPQAFTHLALISAALNLDRALDG from the coding sequence ATGCGTGAGTGGCCCGCGATCGCCGATCATGGCGTGATCGGCGACCTGCGTACCTGCGCGCTGGTCAGCACCGATGCCACCATCGATTGGTTCTGCGCCCCCCGGTTCGATTCCCCGAGTGTGTTCGGCTCGCTGCTGGACCGCGACGAGGGCGGGTGCTGGGATCTGGCGCCCGACGGCGAGATCAGCCGTACCCAGCAGTTCTACTTTCCGAATTCGGCAGTGCTGATCACCCGCTTCCTGACCCCGGACGGGGTGGTGGAGGTGCACGATTTCATGCCGGTGCACGACTCCCATGAGGCTGATCATCGACAACGGTTGGTGCGCCGCGTCTCCGGGGTACGCGGCAAGGTCACCGTGCGGATGCTGCTGGACGCCCGGCCGGATTACGGTCGCTCACGTTGCCACGCCGAAGCGACCGACTCCGCGGTGGTGATCTCCGGCGGTGGCGTCCGGATGGGGCTGACGACCACCACCGAGCTCACCGTGGACGGCGGGACCGTCGGCGCCGTCTTCACCCTCGCCGACGGTGACAGCGTCCAGTTCGTCCTGGAGATGCTCGACGACGACGAACAGCCATCGCGCGATGTCGTCGACGACACCGCCGGCCTGCTCGATGCCACGACGGGGTTTTGGCGGAACTGGCTGGCGAAGTCCACCTACACCGGGCGGTGGCGGGAGATGGTCAACCGGTCGGCGATCACTCTCAAGCTCCTCACCCATGAGCCCAGCGGTGCCATCATCGCCGCCCCCACCACCAGTTTGCCGGAACTCATTGGCGGAAGCAGGAATTGGGACTACCGCTACGTGTGGGTGCGCGACGCCGGGTTCTCGTTGTATGCGTTGCTGCGGCTGGGTTTCACCGATGAGGCCAACGCCTTCATCCGGTGGCTGTCCGAACGCCTTGGCCGAGACGGTGAACCCGACGGCCTGCGCGGCGGCTTGGGCCCGCTGCGAGTGCTCTATGACATCGACGGCAACTTGCCCGACGAGGAGGAGATCCTGGACCATCTGAGCGGGTACCGTGACTCGGCTCCGGTGCGGGTGGGCAATGCGGCGGTCGATCAGCTGCAGCTCGACATCTACGGCGAGATCATCGATTCGGTGTACCTGTTCAACAAGTACGGCGCCGGCATCAGCCATGACGCGTGGAGCGACGTGGTTCATGTGGTCAGCTGGGTGATCGAGAACTGGGATCGCAAGGACGCCGGGATGTGGGAGGTGCGAGACCGCGAGGGTGCGTATACCTCGTCGCGGTTGATGTGTTGGGTGGCCATCGAACGGACCATCCGGATGGCCCGCCAGCGGGGCTTGCCCGGCGATGTGGCGGCCTGGTCGAAGGTGCGCGACGAGATCTACGACCGGATCATGAACGAGTGCTGGAATCCCGAACTCAAAGCGTTCACCCAGACCGAAGGCGGTGAACGCCTGGACGCCAGCGTCTTGCTGATGCCGATGCTCAAGTTCCTCTCGCCGGCTGACCCGCGGTTCCTGTCCACGCTGCGCGCGGTGGAAGAGCATCTGGTCACCGACTCGCTGGTGTTTCGCTACGACCCCGAGTCCGACGGTCTCGCCGGTGCCGAGGGCACGTTCTCGATCTGCTCGTTCTGGTACGTCGAGGCGCTGACCCGCGCGGGCCGGCTCGCCGATGCGCAACTGGCGCTGGAGAAGATGTTCACCTACGCCAACCATGTCGGGCTCTACGCCGAACAGGTCAGCGCCACCGGAGATCAGGTGGGCAACTTCCCGCAGGCGTTCACCCATCTGGCGTTGATCAGCGCCGCCCTCAACCTTGACCGCGCCCTCGACGGCTGA
- a CDS encoding sensor domain-containing protein: MGQSRAAFAAAVCILLAGCSSTGNAAPPEPEPTLKPRPVVETEIDGLLLSPEEASATMRAPMVPTESKAVMSDNSAIMAPPECLAIDGAAEAVVYANRKIRAEREQSLNNGNAFTNYLKQAVVLFWYSKPAAEFFESSVQQWPACHQYTHTQSGSEWVVGEITNRNGTLSTVATQQEAAAPGWACGRALSLRNNVIIDVNTCSADPGDSAVRIAEQIGAKVLDR, encoded by the coding sequence ATGGGCCAATCACGAGCTGCCTTCGCAGCGGCGGTCTGCATCCTGCTCGCGGGGTGCAGCAGCACGGGCAATGCCGCGCCGCCCGAGCCGGAGCCGACGCTGAAGCCGCGGCCTGTGGTCGAGACCGAAATAGACGGTTTGCTGCTCAGTCCCGAAGAGGCGTCGGCCACGATGAGGGCGCCGATGGTCCCCACCGAGTCCAAAGCCGTGATGTCCGACAACAGCGCCATCATGGCGCCGCCAGAATGCCTGGCCATCGACGGTGCCGCCGAAGCCGTGGTCTATGCCAACAGGAAGATCCGCGCGGAGCGCGAACAGAGCCTGAACAACGGAAACGCGTTCACGAATTATCTGAAGCAGGCGGTGGTCCTGTTCTGGTACAGCAAGCCTGCCGCCGAGTTCTTCGAATCGTCTGTGCAGCAGTGGCCGGCCTGCCACCAGTACACCCACACCCAGAGCGGGTCGGAGTGGGTCGTCGGCGAGATCACCAACCGCAACGGCACCCTCAGCACCGTCGCCACACAACAGGAAGCCGCTGCCCCCGGCTGGGCGTGCGGACGCGCGCTTTCCCTGCGTAACAACGTCATCATCGACGTCAACACCTGCAGTGCTGATCCGGGTGACTCGGCGGTGCGCATCGCCGAACAAATCGGCGCGAAAGTACTCGACCGGTAG
- a CDS encoding TetR family transcriptional regulator: MGRWEPDARGRLERAALELYLDRGFEQTTVADIAERAGLTERTFFRHFADKREVLFGGNEFPQTIAAALAAVPESVPPLDAVAAALESMNDFFDERRPYSRQRQTVIAANSSLRERELIKLASMATAMGATLRDRGVPEPAASLTAEAGVAVFKIAFERWLDDPAERDLTVHIRESLAELKSAISGGSG, encoded by the coding sequence ATGGGTCGATGGGAACCGGATGCGCGAGGCCGGCTGGAGCGCGCCGCGCTGGAGCTCTACCTCGACCGCGGGTTCGAACAGACCACCGTCGCCGACATCGCCGAGCGGGCCGGGCTCACCGAACGCACCTTCTTCCGGCACTTCGCCGACAAACGCGAGGTGCTTTTCGGCGGCAACGAATTCCCACAGACGATTGCCGCGGCGCTGGCCGCCGTCCCCGAGTCGGTGCCGCCGCTGGACGCCGTCGCCGCGGCACTCGAGTCGATGAACGACTTCTTCGACGAGCGCCGGCCCTACTCGCGCCAACGCCAGACGGTGATAGCGGCCAATTCCTCTCTGCGGGAACGGGAGTTGATCAAGCTCGCCTCCATGGCCACCGCCATGGGCGCAACGCTGCGCGATCGTGGTGTGCCCGAACCGGCGGCCAGCCTCACCGCCGAGGCCGGGGTTGCCGTCTTCAAGATCGCATTCGAGCGCTGGCTGGACGACCCGGCGGAACGCGACCTCACGGTGCACATCCGCGAGTCACTGGCAGAGCTCAAGTCCGCGATCTCCGGAGGTTCGGGCTGA
- a CDS encoding SDR family oxidoreductase — protein MHLFVTGASGHIGSLVVRELLDNGHQVSGLARSDASADSLTAVGAQVVRGTLDDSEVLARAAAEAEGVIHLAFKHDFGDYAGAAADDLRAVEAMGSALVGSGKPFVNTSGTAMLATGSASVLGTEEAHVDPSGARVASENATIALAEQGVRASVIRLAPTVHGSTDHHGFIPTIIENACRTGRSIYIDGGANRWPAVHNLDAARLYRLAVESAPAGSRLHGAAEEGVPFREIAQAIADQLDVPVAGVSIDQATEELGFIGWVASLDNPTSSAFTQQLLGWQPEHPTLLEDLKAGHYFA, from the coding sequence ATGCATCTTTTCGTCACTGGTGCCTCCGGGCACATCGGTTCGCTGGTGGTCCGCGAGCTACTCGACAACGGGCATCAGGTGAGCGGGTTGGCCCGGTCCGACGCCTCCGCCGACTCGCTGACGGCGGTCGGGGCGCAGGTGGTTCGCGGCACGCTCGATGACTCCGAAGTCCTGGCCCGCGCCGCCGCCGAGGCCGAGGGCGTGATTCACCTGGCCTTCAAACACGACTTCGGCGACTACGCCGGCGCGGCTGCGGATGACCTGCGGGCCGTCGAGGCGATGGGGAGTGCGCTGGTCGGCTCGGGGAAGCCGTTTGTGAACACCTCCGGGACCGCCATGCTGGCCACCGGTTCGGCGAGTGTGCTGGGCACGGAGGAGGCCCACGTCGATCCGTCAGGCGCCCGCGTCGCATCAGAGAACGCCACCATCGCACTGGCCGAGCAAGGGGTGCGTGCGTCGGTCATCCGGCTGGCGCCCACGGTGCACGGATCCACCGACCATCACGGCTTCATCCCGACGATCATCGAAAATGCCTGCAGGACAGGGCGATCCATCTACATCGACGGCGGAGCCAACCGCTGGCCCGCCGTGCACAACCTCGACGCGGCCCGCCTTTACCGATTGGCGGTGGAATCGGCCCCGGCCGGGTCGCGACTGCACGGAGCAGCGGAGGAAGGCGTGCCGTTCCGGGAGATCGCGCAAGCCATCGCCGACCAACTCGACGTGCCGGTGGCCGGCGTGTCGATCGACCAGGCGACGGAAGAACTGGGGTTCATCGGCTGGGTGGCGTCACTGGACAACCCGACCTCGAGTGCGTTCACCCAGCAACTGTTGGGGTGGCAGCCCGAACATCCGACACTGCTCGAAGATCTGAAAGCCGGGCACTACTTCGCCTGA
- a CDS encoding alpha/beta fold hydrolase — protein MSDAAPSGAGTASGSPGLPDGFESVFASRWVDLGELRLHAVVGGHGPPLLLVHGWPETWYAWRLVMPALARHFTVVAVDRRGSGLSDKPFDGYDSATLANDMVELMAALHHERFAVVGHDVGMWIAYALAADHPDRIECLTVVEAAVPGLTPAPEIAEVQDRSNALWHWGFNRLADLSEELVEGRERLFFGWQFAHKAATPLPPEVIEVYLAALTTGRDALHGGFAPYQEIGTTIEQNARRKQQPLSLPVLTIAGERSTGDVVAATMDPVADNVHAHVVIAGCGHFPAEEAPTEVLAALEDFLAPYRGSGVQRVTDVDDGGS, from the coding sequence ATGTCCGATGCGGCGCCTAGCGGAGCCGGGACCGCCTCCGGGTCCCCTGGCCTTCCCGACGGCTTCGAGAGTGTCTTCGCCAGCCGCTGGGTCGACCTCGGCGAGCTACGTCTACACGCCGTCGTGGGTGGCCACGGCCCGCCGCTGTTGCTGGTGCACGGCTGGCCCGAAACCTGGTATGCGTGGCGCCTGGTCATGCCCGCCTTGGCGCGACACTTCACGGTGGTCGCCGTCGATCGACGAGGTAGCGGTCTGTCCGACAAGCCATTCGACGGATATGACAGCGCCACCCTGGCCAACGACATGGTCGAGCTCATGGCTGCGCTTCACCACGAACGGTTCGCCGTGGTTGGACACGACGTGGGCATGTGGATCGCCTACGCGCTGGCCGCAGATCACCCCGACAGAATAGAGTGCCTCACCGTCGTCGAAGCGGCAGTTCCCGGCCTTACCCCCGCCCCGGAAATCGCTGAAGTTCAGGACAGGTCGAATGCACTGTGGCATTGGGGGTTCAATCGGCTGGCCGATTTGAGCGAGGAGCTCGTCGAGGGCCGCGAACGCTTGTTCTTCGGCTGGCAGTTCGCCCACAAGGCGGCCACCCCGCTGCCGCCAGAGGTCATCGAAGTCTACTTGGCCGCGCTCACCACGGGGCGCGACGCTCTGCACGGGGGGTTCGCCCCCTACCAGGAGATCGGCACCACCATTGAGCAGAACGCGCGGCGCAAACAGCAGCCGTTGTCCTTGCCGGTGTTGACGATCGCCGGAGAGCGGTCCACCGGGGATGTGGTGGCCGCGACCATGGACCCGGTTGCGGACAACGTGCACGCGCACGTCGTCATCGCCGGGTGCGGACACTTCCCCGCCGAGGAAGCGCCCACCGAGGTGCTCGCCGCACTCGAGGACTTTCTGGCGCCATATCGCGGCAGCGGAGTGCAGCGAGTCACCGATGTCGACGACGGCGGATCGTAG
- a CDS encoding NUDIX domain-containing protein, producing MHLIPVADLVDRTSVYGVAVRADDVLLVKDRAGGGAWDLPGGGVDDGESLVAALDRELNEETGMTRTSTPQLICHFEEHFYQPNPGTAWRSQRYFFAIDVAGELNEHGNDDDIEAAAFLRVESQRVAAVALAVIRLARVNPSQERR from the coding sequence GTGCATCTGATACCTGTCGCGGACTTGGTCGACCGCACCTCCGTGTACGGGGTGGCGGTTCGGGCCGACGACGTCCTGCTGGTCAAGGATCGGGCAGGCGGCGGTGCCTGGGATCTGCCCGGCGGCGGCGTCGACGACGGGGAGTCGCTGGTTGCGGCACTCGATCGGGAACTGAACGAAGAAACGGGAATGACGCGGACGTCTACTCCGCAGCTCATATGCCATTTCGAGGAACACTTTTACCAGCCGAACCCCGGCACCGCGTGGCGCTCACAAAGATACTTCTTCGCCATCGACGTTGCCGGAGAACTGAACGAGCATGGAAACGACGACGACATCGAGGCAGCCGCGTTTCTGCGGGTTGAGAGTCAACGGGTTGCAGCCGTTGCGCTGGCTGTGATCCGCCTTGCGCGGGTAAATCCCAGCCAGGAGCGGCGGTGA
- a CDS encoding excinuclease ABC subunit UvrA, which yields MAANQHDVTDDIDSHVRVHRSRVHNLRAVDVAAPRNTFVVFTGVSGSGKSSLAFGTIYAEAQRRYFESVAPYARRLLLPEDAPKVDDITGLPPAVALQQRRGTATSRSTVGTVTTLSNLLRMLFSRAGTYPAGATVRLDSDAFSSNTTVGACPQCHGLGRIHRVTEDTLVPDPTLTIREGAVAAWPGAWQGQNLRDILITLGYDIDKPWRKLPKRQRDWILFTDEQPTVEIDPSQHPVTADYYYNGTFSSAERHVRHTLANSQSATMRRRVLQFVDSVDCPECLGSGLRPEALAVTFGGYNIADLVAMPLTELADTLAPVAGRTEFEAAYESLESGEHTEVATLIAADLVARIEVLIDLGLGYLSLNRRTPSVSPGELQRLRLATQLRAGLFGVLYVLDEPSAGLHPADAEPLLGVLERLRRAGNSLFVVEHDMDVVRRAEWVVDVGPGAGELGGDVLYSGPVAGLADVESSVTRRYLFAEGAVPTRPARKSEKTLRLQHISFHNLQNVDVDLPLGSFIAVTGVSGSGKSTLVCKVLGDVVARHLGGVAAEPGETDADSEGGLLDIDADASVGVIAEGIEEINRLVIVDQRPIGRTPRSNLATYTGLFDGVRKTFADTEEARRRGWKAGRFSFNVAEGRCDTCQGEGFVAVELLFLPGTYATCPACGGARYADDTLQVRYRDRTIADVLAMTVDEAHDFLSDIPSAARSLATLREVGLGYLRLGQPATELSGGEAQRIKLATELQRARRGHTLYVLDEPTTGLHPADVEQLERQLHRLVDAGNTVVVAEHDMGVVAGADLVIDLGPGGGDAGGRVVATGTPAQVAAASGSRTAPYLAARLSHAADTGA from the coding sequence ATGGCCGCCAACCAGCACGACGTGACTGACGACATCGACTCCCATGTGCGCGTCCACCGATCCCGCGTGCACAACCTGCGGGCGGTCGACGTCGCGGCGCCGCGCAACACGTTCGTGGTGTTCACCGGGGTGTCGGGTTCGGGAAAGTCGTCGCTGGCGTTCGGCACCATTTATGCCGAAGCCCAGCGCCGCTATTTCGAATCGGTGGCCCCGTACGCCCGGCGCCTGCTGCTGCCCGAGGACGCACCCAAGGTCGACGACATCACCGGTCTCCCGCCGGCCGTCGCACTGCAGCAGCGCCGGGGTACGGCCACGTCGCGGTCGACGGTCGGCACCGTCACCACCCTGTCGAACCTGCTTCGGATGTTGTTCTCCCGGGCCGGCACCTATCCCGCCGGCGCGACGGTGCGGCTGGATTCGGATGCGTTCTCCTCCAATACCACCGTGGGTGCCTGCCCACAATGTCACGGACTGGGTCGCATCCACCGGGTCACCGAAGACACCTTGGTGCCCGACCCCACGCTGACCATCAGGGAGGGCGCCGTCGCGGCCTGGCCGGGTGCCTGGCAGGGCCAGAACCTACGCGACATCCTGATCACGTTGGGCTACGACATCGACAAGCCGTGGCGCAAATTGCCGAAGCGCCAACGGGACTGGATCCTGTTCACCGATGAGCAGCCCACCGTGGAGATCGATCCGTCCCAACACCCGGTGACGGCTGACTATTACTACAACGGAACGTTCTCCAGCGCGGAGCGGCACGTCCGGCACACACTGGCCAACTCACAGAGCGCGACGATGCGCCGACGGGTGCTGCAGTTCGTCGACAGTGTGGACTGTCCCGAATGCCTGGGCTCGGGGCTGCGGCCGGAAGCACTCGCAGTCACCTTCGGCGGCTACAACATCGCCGACCTGGTTGCGATGCCGTTGACGGAACTGGCCGACACGCTGGCACCGGTTGCCGGCAGAACCGAGTTCGAGGCTGCTTACGAATCCCTCGAATCCGGCGAGCACACCGAGGTGGCCACGCTGATCGCCGCCGATCTGGTGGCGCGGATCGAGGTGCTGATCGACCTGGGCCTGGGTTATCTGAGCTTGAACCGGCGCACCCCGTCGGTGTCACCCGGTGAGCTGCAGCGTCTGCGGCTGGCCACCCAGCTGCGGGCCGGGCTCTTCGGCGTCCTGTACGTGCTCGACGAGCCGTCGGCGGGCCTGCACCCGGCGGATGCCGAACCGCTGCTGGGGGTCCTGGAACGGCTGCGGCGCGCAGGCAACTCACTGTTCGTGGTCGAACACGATATGGACGTGGTGCGACGGGCGGAGTGGGTAGTCGATGTCGGGCCGGGGGCGGGTGAACTCGGCGGTGATGTGCTCTACAGCGGCCCGGTCGCCGGGCTTGCCGACGTGGAGTCCTCGGTCACCCGGCGCTATCTGTTCGCCGAGGGTGCGGTGCCGACCCGACCGGCCCGCAAGTCAGAGAAAACGCTTCGCCTGCAACATATTTCATTCCACAACTTACAGAACGTCGACGTCGACCTACCGCTGGGTTCTTTCATCGCCGTCACCGGTGTGTCCGGGTCGGGTAAGTCCACGCTGGTGTGCAAGGTCCTCGGTGATGTGGTGGCGCGGCATCTGGGTGGTGTCGCCGCCGAGCCCGGTGAGACCGACGCCGACTCCGAAGGTGGGCTACTCGACATCGATGCCGACGCCAGTGTGGGTGTGATCGCCGAGGGTATCGAGGAGATCAACCGGCTGGTCATCGTGGACCAGCGGCCGATCGGGCGCACCCCCCGGTCCAACCTGGCGACCTACACCGGATTGTTCGACGGGGTGCGAAAGACCTTCGCCGACACCGAGGAGGCGCGTCGGCGCGGCTGGAAGGCCGGGCGGTTCTCGTTCAATGTCGCCGAAGGCCGCTGCGACACCTGTCAGGGCGAGGGATTCGTGGCCGTCGAACTGCTGTTCCTGCCGGGCACCTACGCCACCTGTCCGGCCTGCGGGGGAGCCCGGTATGCCGACGACACGCTGCAGGTTCGTTACCGGGACCGCACCATCGCTGATGTGCTTGCCATGACGGTGGACGAGGCTCACGATTTTCTCTCCGATATCCCCAGTGCTGCAAGGAGTTTGGCGACACTACGCGAAGTCGGGCTGGGCTACCTGCGGTTGGGTCAGCCCGCGACCGAGCTGTCCGGCGGGGAAGCCCAGCGCATCAAGCTGGCCACCGAGCTGCAGCGCGCGCGTCGCGGTCACACCCTCTACGTGCTCGACGAGCCCACCACGGGACTGCACCCGGCCGATGTCGAGCAGCTGGAGCGGCAACTGCACCGCCTGGTCGACGCCGGGAACACCGTCGTGGTGGCTGAGCACGACATGGGGGTGGTCGCCGGTGCCGATCTGGTGATCGATCTCGGACCAGGCGGCGGCGATGCCGGTGGCCGGGTGGTGGCTACCGGCACGCCGGCGCAGGTCGCTGCCGCCAGTGGGAGCCGCACTGCGCCCTACCTGGCGGCCCGCCTGTCTCACGCCGCGGACACCGGTGCGTAA
- a CDS encoding isoprenylcysteine carboxyl methyltransferase family protein, whose protein sequence is MYYFFILVIGVERLIELVVSRRNARWSIAQGGKEFGRGHYPVMVAMHTLLLVACIVEVAAMHRPFLPWLGWPMVAVVALSTALRWWCVATLGKHWNPRLIVIPNAPLVSSGPYRWIHHPNYTAVTAEVAALPLVHSAWVTAIVFSIANALVLNVRIRAENRALGYAPVSAA, encoded by the coding sequence ATGTACTACTTCTTCATCCTCGTCATCGGCGTGGAACGGCTGATCGAGCTCGTCGTGTCCCGGCGAAACGCGCGCTGGTCGATTGCCCAAGGCGGCAAGGAATTCGGCCGCGGACACTATCCGGTGATGGTGGCCATGCACACCCTGCTGCTGGTCGCCTGCATCGTGGAGGTCGCGGCGATGCACCGGCCGTTCCTGCCCTGGCTGGGCTGGCCGATGGTAGCCGTGGTGGCGCTGAGCACCGCGTTGCGCTGGTGGTGTGTGGCCACACTGGGCAAACACTGGAACCCTCGGCTCATCGTGATCCCGAACGCCCCGCTGGTCAGCAGCGGCCCCTACCGCTGGATACACCACCCCAATTACACCGCCGTCACCGCCGAGGTGGCTGCATTACCGCTGGTGCATTCAGCGTGGGTCACGGCGATCGTCTTCAGCATCGCCAACGCGCTGGTGCTCAACGTACGGATCAGGGCGGAGAACAGAGCCCTGGGTTACGCACCGGTGTCCGCGGCGTGA
- a CDS encoding type III polyketide synthase gives MTDTTHFETSLPLDSRRSGAPRIAGTAVAFTPHRYQQEDVARELTTMGGPDFMRFAQTSGVDTRSLALPLTRYPHLSGFTEANAAYLEVAVDLGEQAIRSALEAARISPEEVDVIITVSSTGVAVPTIDARLASQVGLRPDVKRLPLFGLGCVAGAAGMARVHDYLRGYPDQVAVLLSVELCSLTLQRDDTSIPALIGVCLFGDGAAAVVATGADRVPSHPGVHRDPRVLATRSRLFPGTVDVMGWNVSSSGFQLVMTRDVPKMADTYLGEEVDRFLADQGLTTADISTWVCHPGGPKVIDSIVNAIGLPLEALAKSTESMRENGNVSSASVLDVLRRTIADPPPVGSLGVMLAMGPGFAFELLLLSW, from the coding sequence ATGACCGATACAACGCATTTCGAAACCTCTCTTCCGCTTGATTCCCGCCGCAGTGGTGCGCCGAGAATCGCCGGCACCGCTGTGGCTTTCACGCCGCACCGGTACCAGCAAGAAGACGTGGCCCGTGAGCTCACCACCATGGGCGGCCCCGACTTCATGCGCTTCGCACAGACCAGCGGCGTGGACACCCGCAGCCTGGCACTGCCGCTCACCCGCTATCCCCACTTGTCCGGTTTCACCGAGGCCAACGCCGCCTACCTCGAAGTCGCCGTCGACCTCGGCGAGCAGGCGATCCGGTCCGCGCTGGAGGCAGCGCGAATCAGCCCCGAGGAGGTCGACGTCATCATCACGGTGTCCAGCACGGGAGTGGCGGTGCCGACCATCGATGCCCGCCTGGCCTCGCAGGTGGGGCTTCGACCGGATGTCAAGCGGCTACCGCTGTTCGGCCTCGGCTGTGTGGCCGGTGCGGCAGGCATGGCCCGGGTCCACGACTACCTGCGCGGCTACCCGGATCAGGTTGCCGTGCTGTTGTCCGTCGAACTGTGCTCACTGACCCTGCAGCGCGACGACACCTCGATCCCGGCCCTGATCGGGGTGTGCCTGTTCGGTGACGGTGCCGCCGCGGTGGTCGCCACCGGGGCCGACCGGGTGCCGTCCCATCCTGGGGTGCACCGCGATCCGCGGGTGCTGGCCACCAGGAGCAGGCTCTTCCCCGGCACCGTCGACGTGATGGGCTGGAACGTCAGCTCGTCGGGATTCCAGTTGGTGATGACGCGGGACGTGCCCAAGATGGCTGACACCTATCTGGGTGAGGAGGTGGACCGCTTCCTGGCCGACCAGGGATTGACCACCGCGGACATCTCGACGTGGGTCTGTCACCCCGGCGGGCCGAAGGTCATCGACTCCATCGTCAACGCGATCGGGCTGCCATTGGAGGCGCTCGCCAAGAGCACGGAGTCGATGCGGGAAAACGGCAACGTCTCCTCGGCCTCGGTGCTCGACGTGTTGCGCCGGACGATCGCCGACCCGCCACCGGTCGGATCATTGGGCGTGATGCTGGCGATGGGCCCGGGATTCGCCTTCGAACTCCTGCTGCTGAGCTGGTAG